A window of Castanea sativa cultivar Marrone di Chiusa Pesio chromosome 1, ASM4071231v1 contains these coding sequences:
- the LOC142622634 gene encoding protein kinase STUNTED-like isoform X1 — protein MMMKKKNKARKRDRKKQFLSGILMNNHGVECLSSALVQPAKLARYLVVNYDLLDPDHLKFCKGFHIAKKINFDGARTRKSSSKNVLKRVRKHSAAKAVILRIKRESASLSWVSYAKYCANLAVHRGKTMFERPSVDQPRGLESDMRPEFYFIESHATLIHAGAPAIVKAKSHAFRNSDSIIRDGNGVFKISNSSLNYHYKKEANLSLDSLLPMKLPESTLGWPLLKKIVPMSYKALRKSQARKMSVVQWAMNLPHRSMPLSLQNQVGLHLNKTDMSFDRKAVNYSYKERENEEGTRPQLIQGSEFETVHGSKRTEENFGLVCENKMEVPSSSASVHIKESPQSKPGWPLLRIAASANVNSSRDFKARKMSVVQWLMSLPKRSISVSPQKKTSFVSNKTESPIERESSYSGDFNSENGSTASGKLLKELELLIRTNLSGYRWFSHKELNNATSHFSSENIIGEGGCSNVYKGYLPSGRTVAVKILKSYKEAGNDFYSEMDIISTLKHKHITSLIGVCVEDSYLISVYDFFPLGSLEEHLHGQSNRSVLSWEVRFKVAVAVAEALNYLHNECSRPVIHRDIKSSNILLSNEFQPQLSDFGLAVWGPTDSTHVIHSDVVGTFGYIAPEYFMRGRVSDKIDVYSFGVVLLELLSGRKPIGSETLEGQKSLVKWAKPLLESEDLKALLDPKLNGNFEVDQMHRMFLAAGLCVRQSARLRPKISQILKLLTGEKDAYNCLSSNVIDFKEIENQDDDDIFPEFYCNQQYMGSTLLKTESNSSSLSSSDISIRSAEKTRHFMLKDYLKERQD, from the exons atgatgatgaagaagaaaaacaaagcaaGAAAACGGGACAGAAAGAAGCAGTTCTTATCTGGAATTTTAATGAACAACCATGGTGTTGAATGTTTAAGCTCTGCACTAGTACAACCTGCAAAACTAGCACGCTATTTGGTTGTGAATTATGATCTTTTAGACCCAG ATCATCTGAAATTTTGTAAAGGCTTTCATATAGCTAAAAAG ATTAATTTCGATGGTGCAAGAACACGAAAAAGTTCATCTAAAAACGTTTTAAAGAGGGTGAGAAAGCACTCTGCGGCTAAGGCAGTGATTTTGAGAATAAAACGAGAAAGTGCTTCCCT GAGCTGGGTTTCGTATGCCAAATATTGCGCCAATCTGGCAGTCCACAGGGGAAAGACTATGTTTGAAAGGCCTTCTGTTGACCAACCAAGAG GTTTGGAGTCAGATATGAGGCctgaattttatttcattgaaaGCCATGCTACCTTAATACATGCTGGTGCACCAGCAATTGTAAAAGCTAAATCTCATGCATTTCGGAACTCTGATTCCATAATAAGAGATGGAAACGGGGTCTTCAAAATCAGCAATTCTAGCCTTAATTATCATTACAAGAAGGAAGCTAATTTGAGCTTAGATTCTCTTCTCCCAATGAAGTTACCAGAATCAACACTCGGTTGGCCACTTCTCAAGAAAATTGTACCCATGAGTTACAAAGCTCTGAGAAAATCTCAAGCTAGGAAGATGTCTGTAGTTCAATGGGCAATGAACCTACCTCATCGATCCATGCCTTTAAGTTTGCAGAACCAGGTTGGTTTGCATTTAAATAAAACCGATATGTCTTTTGATAGAAAGGCTGTCAActattcctataaggaaagagagaatgagGAAGGAACTAGGCCCCAATTGATTCAGGGCTCTGAATTTGAAACAGTTCACGGTAGCAAAAGAACAGAAGAGAACTTTGGACTTGTTTGTGAAAACAAAATGGAAGTTCCTTCAAGTTCAGCTTCTGTCCATATAAAAGAATCTCCACAATCAAAGCCTGGTTGGCCTCTTCTTCGGATTGCAGCTTCTGCAAATGTAAATTCTTCTAGAGATTTTAAAGCTAGAAAAATGTCTGTTGTTCAATGGTTAATGAGCCTGCCTAAACGATCAATTTCAGTATCTCCACAAAAAAAGACTAGTTTTGTTTCTAATAAAACAGAAAGTCCTATTGAAAGAGAGAGTAGTTATTCTGGGGATTTCAATAGTGAGAATGGTTCAACGGCATCAGGAAAGCTACTCAAGGAGCTGGAGCTTCTCATTAGAACAAACTTATCTGGCTATAGGTGGTTCAGCCACAAGGAGCTAAATAATGCAACTTCTCATTTCTCCTCAG AAAATATTATTGGAGAGGGAGGGTGTAGCAATGTCTACAAAGGATATCTTCCTAGTGGCAGAACAGTGGCAGTAAAGATACTAAAATCATATAAGGAAGCTGGGAATGACTTCTACTCAGAAATGGATATCATCTCCACATTAAAGCACAAGCACATTACATCTCTTATTGGTGTGTGTGTCGAAGATAGCTATCTTATCTCTGTCTATGACTTCTTTCCCTTAGGAAGTTTAGAGGAACACTTACATG GTCAAAGTAACAGATCTGTATTGTCATGGGAAGTGAGGTTTAAAGTGGCAGTTGCGGTTGCAGAGGCTCTAAATTACCTGCACAATGAATGTTCTCGGCCAGTTATTCACAGAGACATAAAATCTTCAAACATTCTCCTGTCCAATGAGTTTCAGCCACAG TTATCTGATTTCGGGCTTGCTGTATGGGGACCCACAGATTCAACTCATGTGATACATAGTGATGTGGTAGGGACTTTTGGATATATTGCTCCAGAATATTTCATGCGTGGAAGGGTCAGTGATAAGATAGATGTATACTCCTTTGGTGTGGTTCTTCTTGAGCTGTTATCAGGAAGAAAGCCAATCGGTTCTGAGACCCTGGAAGGACAAAAGAGTTTGGTCAAGTGG GCAAAACCATTACTAGAGAGTGAGGATCTTAAAGCACTGTTGGATCCAAAGTTAAATGGGAACTTCGAGGTTGATCAGATGCATAGAATGTTCTTGGCAGCAGGCCTCTGTGTTCGCCAATCAGCTCGGCTTCGTCCAAAAATAAGTCAG ATACTAAAGCTATTAACAGGAGAGAAGGATGCGTATAATTGTCTCAGTTCCAATGTTATTGATTTCAAAGAAATAGAAAATCAAGATGATGATGACATTTTTCCAGAATTTTATTGCAACCAACAATACATGGGCTCCACTTTGCTTAAAACAGAAAGCAACAGCAGCTCACTAAGCAGTAGTGATATATCTATACGTAGTGCAGAAAAGACCCGACACTTTATGTTGAAGGACTACTTGAAAGAACGGCAAGActga
- the LOC142622636 gene encoding uncharacterized protein LOC142622636: MSRCYPYPPPGFVRNEAVFVESIKLQNKTEKDKTESKKEKKREKKEKRKARKENEKLSDIGDVKTTIKLNDKKYDQSVQSKAESCGGNLQKRIEDEAEQLERSGLTEEHGQAVCSPNVSYLSDSTQKSNKRKRETSPSSDISSHGTILRLRLPLKKHKELDALRSNKQLCSTSGRVDSPVQQKNGSTPAQQKNGIVDVRSQEKDCAINSTKNILAEELTHRPKKVVPGPVPMKIETKPKPKPEKVVPRKIETTPNPEKVVPDPVPKKIETKPKPEKVVPRKIETTAGPVPMKIERTLNPEKVVPGPVPMKIERTPNPEKEVPCTVPRRIELTSHEKKIQRKESAYKTLFENWVLPPPHYQGDDFGDEDWLLGKKQEDTNGSKRLKAGNDVSSCRCPTSWPHAHYLPEAEIHALPYTVPF, encoded by the exons ATGTCTCGGTGTTACCCTTACCCACCACCAGGGTTTGTGAGGAACGAGGCGGTGTTTGTCGAATCGATTAAG CTCCAAAATAAAACGGAGAAGGACAAAACAGAATctaagaaagagaagaagagggagaagaaggaaaaaaggaaagcaCGGAAAGAGAATGAGAAACTCTCTGATATTGGTGATGTCAAAACAACAATAAAGCTCAATGATAAGAAGTATGACCAATCGGTGCAAAGTAAAGCAGAGTCATGTGGTGGCAATCTTCAAAAGCGAATTGAAGATGAGGCTGAGCAACTGGAAAGAAGTGGCCTTACTGAAGAACATGGGCAGGCAGTCTGTTCTCCAAATGTTAGCTACTTATCAGACAGCACTCAGAAAAGCAACAAGAGGAAGAGGGAAACCTCACCATCTAGTGACATCTCCAGTCATG GAACTATTCTTCGGTTACGGTTGCCTTTGAAAAAGCACAAAGAACTTGATGCATTGCGAAGCAACAAGCAGCTGTGCTCCACTTCTGGAAGGGTAGATTCTCCTGTTCAACAGAAGAATGGATCTACCCCTGCTCAACAGAAGAATGGAATTGTTGATGTACGGAGTCAAGAAAAGGACTGTGCTATTAATTCAACTAAAAATATACTTGCCGAGGAGCTTACTCATAGGCCAAAAAAGGTAGTGCCCGGCCCTGTGCCAATGAAGattgaaacaaaaccaaaaccgaAACCAGAAAAAGTTGTGCCAAGAAAGATTGAAACAACACCAAACCCAGAAAAAGTAGTGCCTGACCCTGTACCAAAGAAGATTGAAACAAAACCAAAGCCAGAAAAAGTTGTGCCAAGGAAGATTGAAACAACGGCTGGCCCTGTGCCAATGAAGATTGAAAGAACACTAAACCCAGAAAAAGTAGTGCCCGGCCCTGTGCCAATGAAGATTGAAAGAACaccaaacccagaaaaagaAGTGCCCTGCACAGTGCCAAGGAGGATTGAACTAACATCACATGAAAAAAAGATTCAGAGGAAGGAATCAGCGTATAAGACTTTATTTGAGAACTGGGTTCTGCCTCCGCCTCATTACCAGGGAGATGATTTTGGTGATGAAGATTGGCTCCTTGGGAAGAAGCAGGAAGATACAAATGGGTCTAAAAGATTGAAAGCTGGGAATGATGTCTCGAGTTGCAGATGTCCCACTTCGTGGCCACATGCCCATTACTTACCCGAGGCTGAAATACATGCGTTACCTTACACGGTTCcgttttga
- the LOC142622634 gene encoding uncharacterized protein LOC142622634 isoform X2 — MMMKKKNKARKRDRKKQFLSGILMNNHGVECLSSALVQPAKLARYLVVNYDLLDPDHLKFCKGFHIAKKINFDGARTRKSSSKNVLKRVRKHSAAKAVILRIKRESASLSWVSYAKYCANLAVHRGKTMFERPSVDQPRGLESDMRPEFYFIESHATLIHAGAPAIVKAKSHAFRNSDSIIRDGNGVFKISNSSLNYHYKKEANLSLDSLLPMKLPESTLGWPLLKKIVPMSYKALRKSQARKMSVVQWAMNLPHRSMPLSLQNQVGLHLNKTDMSFDRKAVNYSYKERENEEGTRPQLIQGSEFETVHGSKRTEENFGLVCENKMEVPSSSASVHIKESPQSKPGWPLLRIAASANVNSSRDFKARKMSVVQWLMSLPKRSISVSPQKKTSFVSNKTESPIERESSYSGDFNSENGSTASGKLLKELELLIRTNLSGYRWFSHKELNNATSHFSSENIIGEGGCSNVYKGYLPSGRTVAVKILKSYKEAGNDFYSEMDIISTLKHKHITSLIGVCVEDSYLISVYDFFPLGSLEEHLHGQSNRSVLSWEVRFKVAVAVAEALNYLHNECSRPVIHRDIKSSNILLSNEFQPQLSDFGLAVWGPTDSTHVIHSDVVGTFGYIAPEYFMRGRVSDKIDVYSFGVVLLELLSGRKPIGSETLEGQKSLVKQNHY, encoded by the exons atgatgatgaagaagaaaaacaaagcaaGAAAACGGGACAGAAAGAAGCAGTTCTTATCTGGAATTTTAATGAACAACCATGGTGTTGAATGTTTAAGCTCTGCACTAGTACAACCTGCAAAACTAGCACGCTATTTGGTTGTGAATTATGATCTTTTAGACCCAG ATCATCTGAAATTTTGTAAAGGCTTTCATATAGCTAAAAAG ATTAATTTCGATGGTGCAAGAACACGAAAAAGTTCATCTAAAAACGTTTTAAAGAGGGTGAGAAAGCACTCTGCGGCTAAGGCAGTGATTTTGAGAATAAAACGAGAAAGTGCTTCCCT GAGCTGGGTTTCGTATGCCAAATATTGCGCCAATCTGGCAGTCCACAGGGGAAAGACTATGTTTGAAAGGCCTTCTGTTGACCAACCAAGAG GTTTGGAGTCAGATATGAGGCctgaattttatttcattgaaaGCCATGCTACCTTAATACATGCTGGTGCACCAGCAATTGTAAAAGCTAAATCTCATGCATTTCGGAACTCTGATTCCATAATAAGAGATGGAAACGGGGTCTTCAAAATCAGCAATTCTAGCCTTAATTATCATTACAAGAAGGAAGCTAATTTGAGCTTAGATTCTCTTCTCCCAATGAAGTTACCAGAATCAACACTCGGTTGGCCACTTCTCAAGAAAATTGTACCCATGAGTTACAAAGCTCTGAGAAAATCTCAAGCTAGGAAGATGTCTGTAGTTCAATGGGCAATGAACCTACCTCATCGATCCATGCCTTTAAGTTTGCAGAACCAGGTTGGTTTGCATTTAAATAAAACCGATATGTCTTTTGATAGAAAGGCTGTCAActattcctataaggaaagagagaatgagGAAGGAACTAGGCCCCAATTGATTCAGGGCTCTGAATTTGAAACAGTTCACGGTAGCAAAAGAACAGAAGAGAACTTTGGACTTGTTTGTGAAAACAAAATGGAAGTTCCTTCAAGTTCAGCTTCTGTCCATATAAAAGAATCTCCACAATCAAAGCCTGGTTGGCCTCTTCTTCGGATTGCAGCTTCTGCAAATGTAAATTCTTCTAGAGATTTTAAAGCTAGAAAAATGTCTGTTGTTCAATGGTTAATGAGCCTGCCTAAACGATCAATTTCAGTATCTCCACAAAAAAAGACTAGTTTTGTTTCTAATAAAACAGAAAGTCCTATTGAAAGAGAGAGTAGTTATTCTGGGGATTTCAATAGTGAGAATGGTTCAACGGCATCAGGAAAGCTACTCAAGGAGCTGGAGCTTCTCATTAGAACAAACTTATCTGGCTATAGGTGGTTCAGCCACAAGGAGCTAAATAATGCAACTTCTCATTTCTCCTCAG AAAATATTATTGGAGAGGGAGGGTGTAGCAATGTCTACAAAGGATATCTTCCTAGTGGCAGAACAGTGGCAGTAAAGATACTAAAATCATATAAGGAAGCTGGGAATGACTTCTACTCAGAAATGGATATCATCTCCACATTAAAGCACAAGCACATTACATCTCTTATTGGTGTGTGTGTCGAAGATAGCTATCTTATCTCTGTCTATGACTTCTTTCCCTTAGGAAGTTTAGAGGAACACTTACATG GTCAAAGTAACAGATCTGTATTGTCATGGGAAGTGAGGTTTAAAGTGGCAGTTGCGGTTGCAGAGGCTCTAAATTACCTGCACAATGAATGTTCTCGGCCAGTTATTCACAGAGACATAAAATCTTCAAACATTCTCCTGTCCAATGAGTTTCAGCCACAG TTATCTGATTTCGGGCTTGCTGTATGGGGACCCACAGATTCAACTCATGTGATACATAGTGATGTGGTAGGGACTTTTGGATATATTGCTCCAGAATATTTCATGCGTGGAAGGGTCAGTGATAAGATAGATGTATACTCCTTTGGTGTGGTTCTTCTTGAGCTGTTATCAGGAAGAAAGCCAATCGGTTCTGAGACCCTGGAAGGACAAAAGAGTTTGGTCAA GCAAAACCATTACTAG